Within the Trichoderma breve strain T069 chromosome 3, whole genome shotgun sequence genome, the region CatcaagatgacgaggaggtTCAGCGCTCATGTAGTCGAGGAAGATCGGGGTCAGAAAGACGCTTCCCCTGATGACCGCCCGTGGGAGAAGATCCCCAAGCCGCCGAAATAACTCAACTATATGCAATGCGTTCAGCTTTAGGTCGAGTCCACCGAACGATTATCCCGAGATTTCTTTTAATCGTGTGGCCATGTCGTGGTTATATGACAGTATACATCTCGGAAGAAAAAGCTAGGCGACTTACGGACCGGCCTTTTTCACTTCCCTCATTCATTGTTTGCTTGGGAGCTTGCATACATGATCTAATAGCACTACAATCCCCTTGGGTCTATTATTGGGCCATCGAGTTATAGCTCTGAAAGACTGACAGAGAATCGGGAGACGATGGTGCAATCTGTATACGAAGAGTATTCAGATATTGCTTATTGGGGGATCTTCCAATGAAGGCTCATGGAGAGAAGCATAAGAAATAGCTTTTCATCATGATACTTGTGtgtatataataataataataaagaataGCAAATAAGTCCGCTTGTTACTCTCAATCAAGCTTCGAATTATATGCGATATGCCCGGCTTGACATGATATTCTTGATTCAAGCGAGACAAGATGCTTCGAAGGTCGTGATGAACACTCTACTCATCACCCTGGACCGTTGCATCACCTTGGGGCATAAATCTATTGTGACTTTGCACCAATGCTTACCAAGTTCAGCTTGTTAGATGACATATGATTATTGAGTTAACTGGGGCCGCTGATTCATTTACAAGGAACGGTGGGAAAGGGCATGCATGATGCtatctctttgtcttccccGTACAGCTGGAATGCGAGCTCCACCAAGGTAGGTAACATTATAATATGGGCTGATTTCAGTCTCGATATTCAATTACGTCTATTGCGATTTTCGTACAACTTTCTTCGTGGACgtagaagagcaaaagcaataTGGGGGGCTGAGCTTTTCACTTGTCATTATAGTACGGGATACTTGCCTTCTGCCGTctgtgctgttgctgcagaGTCGAGATATAGCCACCTACTTATAGAAATACGCACCAGACATGTATCCATGGACCTGACTACCTTAGTACTTTAGTAGTGCCTGGTTGTCAGGTACCAGCCACCGGTAATTCGGTCCATTTTGTTGGTATCATTGGGAATTGCGTGACTGTCTGTTAGTAGGATACTGGAAACTCCGCGGCCTGTTGCAGCGTGGTGGCTGTATCTACTTAACAGTGGCGACTATTGCCTGTTATAAACTTTGCGGCGTCCTGTTTGGCGGAAAGACGCCAAGTAGAATAACCtgaatatatatacaaacCCATCAAACCTGCTTGATACTCTGTATATCCTCACCGACTTCCCGAATTGCTGATAAGCAGAGCATCATGACATCGGATCTTCGAACGCGTCAGCAGGGAGAAATGCCAAGACGGCAATGTGGAGCCGAGAGTTGAGCCGGGGAAATGGGGGATTTTTGGTCTTTGACTGAGGCCAATTGCGCCTTGGTTGCAGGCAACGTGCGTTGTGCGTGTCTGGCCTGTATAGAAGAGGCAGTTCAGTGAGCCCGAGGTTGCGGATATGCCTGTGGCTTTGCTGGATATTCAGCGTCTGTTCAACTCAGCAAAGCTCAAGAGGGAAAACCAGATGCAAAACATGGAACACGTCCTCTGCAGCGTGGATACTCGGCGTCGTACGGCTAGGCCTAGCAACTGGAATGGAGGCGCTACTATGCCGAGTCCCGCCCAGCGTAGCCAACGGCCAGGATGACATTGATGACAGCGACACAGTTGTTCCCTCGCGGTACTCCATACAAGGAAGTCAGATCGCACAAGGATGGAGCCGCGCTTGCGCCGTCACTACCGACCGCTGGGCCGCTGCGGCAATCGCTCGGGATTGTTGAGATGCAACTTGTGGTGATGGCGCGGAGATTCAGAAGTTGATAGGGCAGCAAATGCGACAGGCGGGTGGGATCTCCTCTCATCGTTTGTGCCGACAAGGCTAGAGTGCCAGAAACAGAGGCTGAGACACAGAACCACCGCCCCATTGTACATTCTGTAGACTCAGTGTAGAGCGACCATCAGGtatgacatgacatggccTGTCGTCTGTACGAAGCCACTTGTACATACGAAACCGCTCGTATGTAGCACCTGGTACGTGATAGATCCTCCCGCCTGCCTCAGATTCTGTGCCAGCCACTGACAGCTCCTGTCTGAATGGTGTTGGACAAAGCACTGGAAGCCGATACGAGCTCTCCATTCGCCAGCTGTCCGAGCTGTCGACTGATGACTGATGACTGATGCCGGATGGCTTCTCGCGTGCCGTCTAAGCCGATCGCCATCCGTCCAGTGGGACCTCGACCACGAGCCATGATTGCCGTGTGCCGATTAGCAGCCCCTAGCGCCCTATTGGAGGCATTGGGCAAGGGATAAGACTTCGAAAAGAGCCGCTAGAAGCGTTGCTTCTCGGGTGCTGCTGttctgtactcgtactgtagcTGTGCCATGTGCGATACAGAGACGCGGGAAGTATGAGACCTTGGTCCGTCACTGGTGGTTGCATTGATGTCTGAAGcccaagccaagcaaaaGCCCAAGGATGGAAACAAGCACCAGACACTCTGTAGCGTAGACAACATAGGCACTATCTGGGACTGTGTTAGCAGTCATGCAGCTGGAAACAGACGATGCAACGCCCTGATGCCTTGTTAGCCAGTGGAGAGCTGGGTATCAGGAAAAGACGTGACGATCTCGCCACTAGGGATGAGGGCTGAAGAGCCGATTTTGCCGTTGAGGAGCAGAACTTGCATGGTCGTATggcagaagaggaaaagagagaaaaatatgaaaaaattgaaaaatgaaaaatgaaaaagacGAAAGGAAAATAGAGCAATGTAGAATGTATCCACGAGATGACGGTATCGCAATCAATTCACGCACTCGGTAGGCTGTCAAGTGAGGAGGTGGTGATTGATATTCAtccatgttgatgttgtgtTGCATCTGTGCCGTACTGTCGTCTGTATCTGTAGGTAAATCAGCGGGCTTCTTATCGCGATACCACAGCGGCAAGTACCCGCAACCTGGTGTGTACTTGGTCGGAGTGCCAAGACCTCCCCAGATGCTTCGAGCAGGTACTTGTGCCGCCCGCAGCAAATGGTGTAGTGTGCATGTCGCATTGAGGCGCAGCAGGCTCTGGCAAGGTGACGCTGCAGGTACTCTCTCGTAAGGGAAGGCCATCAACCGTGTATCCATCCTCCATTGCTAAGAGCCTCTTGGCGGTGCCGTTGAGGCTTCGGAATCAGAAGAAAGTACCGCACAGGTACCCCCGGGCGTCAGAGTGTGACCGACCGAGTCTCACCAAGCAGCGCTCATTGGCACTTAGTTGGCACGCATTCATCCGATCAATTGCATGTACCTGGAGCGGACCAAGTGCCCGTTAGGACGACCTGCGAGTACCTTGCGGGATACCTAGCGGCATCAATTGCGTGCCCTGCCCTGCTCAGTGCTCAGTGGACAGTGAGTGAGCCCGCTGGAGAACGGCCCAGAAAGTCCCCCAGAGAGCCCCAATAGGGCCCCAATAGGCCCCCCGTAAGCCTCGAGAGCCGCCCCAAAGGCGCTAGGACGGACCACTGCCAAAAGCCCGTCATCCCCAATCCGCCATCCGTCCCTGCGTCCaggccttgcccttggcgtcTTTTTCGTTGGCGTTGGATCtcgtcttccttttttcttcttatcccGTCCACTCGCTCTACGCTCTGCAGCCTTGGCCCTCGACCCTCTGCCTCGTGCTGTCCACTGGCCTCGCCGGCCTCATCGCCCCCCCGAATCGAGAGACGACAGCGAGGAGCGCCGTCCGACTCGTCGCCCCAGGTCTAGGTCGAGGTCTGGCTCATCCTGTCCCTGTCCCTGTCCGATGAGCGACGACGAGAAGGCCGCTGCCACTGGCGGGGTGGCCGAGATGACGCCCAATTCGTCTCGTCCGTCCATCGTCGACGACGGTATCAAGGACGTTATTTCGGTAAGGATGCCACGGTCGAAGCAATTCTGCTTGTCTCTGTTTTTGCGCTGGGAATGTTGTTGCGCGGGCGGTGTCGCATCTGCACTGGGAGCAAGCATCGCCACCAGGGTTCATGTTtggaaaaaatgaaaaggaaaaaaagccATTGGATGGGCCAGCGACGACGCCATTCGTTTGCTTCAGCCTGCTTTTGCGTCCTCCGTCTTGCTCTTCAACAGTCTCCCGCTGccttctcccctctcttctgtcctttctttcttcgttTCCTCTTGTTTCAAAATCTGTCATTCCTcgtctcatcatcagcttcctcAATGAACTGGCACAACTGACTGTTTGGGCTCTTCGCCGCCCGCCCCTTTCGCAGGAACCCTTTTCCTACGACGAAGACGATCGCGACTACTATTCTCCGCAAAACACCACCGAGCACGACCTCAACGTCACCGAAGATGATTTGCTCGAGGCCCAGGAGCTCGCCTCCCGATACACACTCCAAGAGGTCCGCGACATCATGACTCGAGTCTTTCGCGTCCACGAAAAAGACCACAACTTTCCCTCCATTATCATccaaaagatcaaggccTTTCTCGAAAATGAGTCTGTCTTTTCCAACCCCGAGAAGCACCAGCACCTGAtccaggagatgaagctggaaGCCGCTCTCgtcaccagcaacagccccTACGCCGAAGTTCGTGCAGTTGTCAGCAACAAGGACGATCCCACAACACCCTGCTCAACCATCCGCAGCTGGGTCATTGGACTGGCTTTTAGCTGCCTGTTAGCCTTCATCAACCAATTGTTCGACATTCGGCAGCCCGCCATCCGTGTCATGGCCAATGTTGCCCAGCTGCTGTCCTACCCCGTGGGCAAGGCGTGCGAAAACTGGCTGCCAGACGTCGGCTTCACCCTCTTTGGCACATATCACTCCCTCAACCCCGGCCCATTCTCGAAGAAGGAGCACATGCTCATTACCATCATGGCAAACGTGGCTTACAACACGCCCTAtaccaacaacatcatctggGTGCAGTATTTGCCCCAGTACTTTAATCAACCGTACGCATCCCACGTTGCCTACCAGCTCCTCATTGCCCTGGCCACAAACTTTATTGGCTACGGCATGGCTGGTATCTGTCGCCGCTTTCTCGTCTATCCGTCGTACTGCGTATGGCCGGCTTCTCTCGTCACCATTGCCCTCAACAAGGCCTTTCACAACGAATCCAATGCCGCGGTCGAGGGCCCCTTTGGCAAGAAGTGGAAGATTTCTCGCATCAAGTTTTTCTACCTCATGTTTGGCGCCATGTTTGTCTGGTTTTGGTTCCCCAACTACATTTTCACTGCTTTGTCTAGGTTCAACTGGCTGACCTGGATCGCCCCCCACAACCGCGACCTCAACGTTATCACCGGCATCAACCATGGCCTGGGCGTCAACCCGTTCCCGACCTTTGACTGGAACGTTTTGCTTTGGGACTCGGCCGACCCTCTCATGGTCCCTTTCTACAGCACGCTCAACCGTTTCTTcggcgtcttcatctccttctggGTGGTCCTCGCCTTCTGGTACAGCAATGTCTACGACACCGGCTACCTTCccatcaacagcaaccgCGTATATGATCACTTTGGCAAGCTCTACAACATAAGCCGAGCCGTTGACGACCGGGGACTGTTCCACGCCGAAGAATACAAAGCATACTCGCCACCCTTTTTGAGCGCCGGCAACATTGTCATTTacatgttcttcttcgccatctacACATCGACCTTGACCTACGCTGTGCTATACCACCGTCACGAAATCGTCATGGGGTTCAAGTCTCTTTTCGCCAGCTtccgaaagaagaagaacccgATCAAGGACGAGAGAGTTCTCGACGTTCACAACCGGCTGATGAAGGCATACCCCGAGGTTCCGGAGTGGTGGTACTTGATTTGCCTCGTGCTTGCTATTGCCCTGGGCGTTGCTGGCATCGCCGGGTGGAATACAAATACGTCTCCCGGCGTTGTGTTCTATGGCCTGGCActctgcatcatctttgtcatTCCCGTGGgtatcatcaaggccatgacGGGCATTGAGGTCACCCTCAACGTGCTGGCCGAGTTCATTGGTGGCTCCTTTGTCGATGGCAATGCGCTGGCCATGAACTACTTCAAGTCCTTTGGCTACGTCACCTGCGCACACGCCGTGTGGTTCTGTAACGATCTCAAGCTTGCCCATTATGTCAAGATTCCGCCTCGCCAGACCTTCATCGCCCAAATCATTGCCACGTTCATCAGCACCGTTATCTGCACCGGCGTTCTCAActtccagatgaagagcatcaCCGGCGTCTGCACACCCGATGCGCAATTCAAGCTCACCTGCCCAGGCGTCAACACCTTCTTCACCGCCTCCGTCTTGTGGGGAACAGTTGGACCGCAAAAGATTTTTGGCCATTCCGGACAGTATACGGAGATTCTGGTCGGCTTCCCCCTgggcatcgtcgtcgtcgtcttcttctggggGCTCAACAAAAAGTTCCCCAAGTGGACCTGGACTCGGCAAATCCATCCAGTGGCCATCATGTATGGCGGCATCGTATGGGCACCGTACAACATGTCGTACGTCTGGCCATCTGTTCCCATTGCGTGGATTTCCTGGGTTTATCTTAAGACTCGATTTGTGTCCTTTTGGTCCAAGGTAAGCGATTTCCCCCAAACTCCCTTTGATAACTCTCCGACTTATGCTGACTGATTTTTCCCCAGTACAACTTTGTTCTCTCAGCAGCCTGGTCTTgcggcatcgccatctcaggcatcatcatcttcttcgccttgcAATACACCGACGTACAATTCCACTGGTGGGGCAACATGGCGTCTGATATGGGCTGCGAGGGCAAGGGGTGCACGCTGAAGCACCTTGCACCAGGGGAATATTTTGGACCGCGCATGGGCACCTTTGACTGATAGAAAATGGCGCGACTTGTGTTTTCAGCTTTggcatttttcttttttttctcatcttcgccaGAGTGTAAGATTGAAAGGCACTCGGCGCTGGAGTCATTCATAGTGGAGTTAAAGGGAGAAGGGAGCATTCACATGGCGGGAACTGCTTCACAAGCATGTTGGTCTGTTTTTGATATTTTGTCTGTTTTTATTCCATTTTgctgtttatttttttttctaccTCTGGGAAGGAATGGGACGAGTTATACCCCTATGTTGATCTGATAGGAACGAGATGACTGAAATGAAGAGCAAAGCCCACTCTTTCAAGGAAACGAGGCGTTTAGAGATTTGTATAAATGCGAACCGAAAGGCGCTAGAAATGGCAATGGACGGGACTTTTGGTTCAGTGGGTGAGGAAAGGGCGACGGATTTTGAAGCTAGAAAATCAACAATTATTGAACTCTTATTGTCAAGTTGTGTGTTGAGTGTTTGGTCAAGTCTTTTGTGTGAAATGCTTCATGTTCTTGTGGCGAGAGGTTGGTCACTGACAAAGTTGCTGAGTCAGAAAGCACTGTGCGCTTTCAAGTACAGAGTACCTGTCTCGGTGCTAGCACAGCGCTGATATCGTCTGTACAGTAGACTTTGCTGACTCGTGCTCGCGACCTGCTCTCTTCATTTCAATTGGCCAGTCGGCTCTTCACTTCCGCGGGTCTCTCTTGGACATGATACTGAGTTGAAGATTCACAACTTCAacttttctcttccagctGTTAGTACAAAGAAAGCAGCACAATCACTGGCCACGGCCTGGCTGATACCGCCCACTATGAGTGCCGGTAAAATAAGGGCCATGGTGGCCTGCAAGCACTGTCGCCAGCGGTAGGTTCAGACTCGACAGCTCTGTGCTTCCTTTTGTCTGCGTGGGCTGACGCCAGAGTAGGAAGAGACGCTGCGATGGTATGACGCCACGATGTTCGGGCTGTAGGCAGAGAGGATTGGAGTGTGTGTACACAGAGGCTGCTCCTCCCAGGTACGTGTGAATGTGAAAAAGAGCTGCATGATGAGGTGAAGCTGTTTCCGTTGGGTGCACCACAAAGGAGGTATTGTATTGTTTTTGCGTATTCTGATGAACCTGTGGAAATAGAAACACTACTTTACGCTCCCAGTTGAATGGGTTGGATCACCAGAATGGAACCATGGCTTCGGATGAGTTGCTTCAGCGCCTGGAAGGCATCGAGATGTTGCTTGGAGAGCACGCCGAGGCGCTGAGGATACTGCAGCAGGAGAAGCAGTCGCAGCATCGTGGAGATTTATCAGCATCTATGACGCCACACCTGTTGCCCGACTTTTATCGACAAGCTGAAACTACCGAAAACGATGAGAGTCCGCACTCTCTTCCACGAGAAGCATCAATGCCGCATTCTACCTGGGCACTCACCACGCACGAAGGAGGCGACTCGTCGAGACGTGGAGtgaatggtgatggcggcgacgatgTGCCTCCAATTACCATACCGCTAGGACATCAGACGAGCACGAGCAATCTATTGACGCTCCCTCAGATGCGTCCCTTGGTGGGTGATTATCCCGAGGACTTCATCTTCCGGGTCGAGGAGAGCCGATCACCATCTGCGGCCATGGATTTTATGACTGCGCCAGGGCTACAaggcgaagagaaagataTTGACAGAACAGTTACGGACGATTATCTTAGTAGCTTTCTTGCCTTGGTACACGCTTGCCACCCCATCTTTGATCGCGACGATCTTCTCGCAAACTACGAAGCCGCCATGAGAGAGGGTTTGGGCTCTGACGTCCGGTCGGGCGTGATCCTCGCGGTTTTGGCCCTTGGCGCAACGGCTTCGGATGCGATTGATAACGGGGACAATGGGAATACTGGTGATGCTTGCATGCAAAGAGCACTCCGAATCCTCGTGCCGGCGTGGACCCTCTCGTTTAGTGGCAATATTCAGTTGACACAAGGGCTGATTTTGTGTGCGCTGTACTTTACATATGTGGTGCAGCCGTTGACGGCGTGGAGGTTGATCTATATGGCGTCGACAAGCATTCAACAGCTCTTGATTCGGCAAGTATTTTGCGATTTGGTGTGGTGAGGTTGTTGCTGACGGACAACAGGTGCAAGGATATCTTGTCGGGCCAGGCTGAGATTCAGGAATTGACCCGGCTTAGCTGGATATCTTTTATCATTGAAAGGTGAGGCCAATGATATGATGAACTCAGGGGGGAGGATCTACGCATGTTTGTCGAGGTACCTGATATTAACGAAAATGCCAACTCCAGTGATCTGATTGCAGAGTTTCACCAGCCAAGGAGCGGCATTGATGTCCTTGTTGATCGTATGCCCTTCCCCAACTACGGCACCAACCCGAAGCTTGAGCACCTTTGCGTTCTGGCCGAGATATCAGCTCGGTCTCTTCTCAACCGGATGCATCACGCCATTTACTTTACAGACAGCCTTACGATATACGCGGGCCGCGCTCTCGACTCGCTCGCCTCTTCCCAGCAATCTTCGCTGCAACCGGACGCATCTCTACTGCGAGTTTGCAGCGAGCTTAATTCTCAGCTCGATAGATGGTACGAAGGCCTACCGGTCGATATTAAACCTGACCTGTATGATCGCGCGCCAGGAAATAGACAGGCGTGCATATTGCGTCTGCGATACTGGTCTGCGAAGCAATGTATCTTCAGGCCGTTTGTGATCCACGCCACGTCGTCGCAGTATGAAAAGGAAGGCGTAGAAGTGCCCTTGGCAGTGGTAGCTCAGTGCAAGGTGTGCCTGGCAGCGTGCCGAGCTTTCCTCCACGGGGCGATATATCTGCTTTCGGAGAGGACGCCCTACGCATATAGCTCACTGCAGTTGTAAGTTCTTCGATTTCGATGCCTGAAGTTGAAAGAAAGGGGAGATGTTGGATATGACGAAGACTGACTGGATCGTATTTAGCACTCTCAACTGTTTCTTGGTGCTTGCCCTGGCTGCAAACTCGCCACATCTCGGTCATCTTGCAGAAGATATTGATTCGAACCACCAGATAGTTGTCGAAGCTCTTGAACCTTGGGCGCGACCGGGATCGAGCATCGAACATGCCCTAGAGATTGCCAATTCAGTTGCGAGGAAACTTCGTCTTCGCGATGACCGGCGGAGGTTTTAACGACGATGATACCATGTTCCAAACGACTGCAATGTGACCATGCGATATGAAGTTGTGTTTATTTGTCATTTAATTCTATGGTGGTCGGCTATCTATGTGTGGTATTTACAAACCCTGTGCAGCAATCTCCTTCTCAATGGCCTCTTTCGCCTTGTTCTCCATGTCGATGAAGAATATCTCGACATCCTTCAACCTATTCGCCGCGATGGGATCGTTCCTGATGGCCTCATCGAGCTTCTCGCCGTCGTTGGCAACGTAATCGGTCCGCATATTCGCCAGCTTGCCGTCCCAGTCCGGACGAGCAAAGGGGTCCATGGTGGACAGTTTTGTGAGTCGCTGCACCGTGGCGAACTCGGCATAGCcagccttgggcttcttggtggtgagggGAGGCAGTTTGTCAGGGGTTTCGAGGAGAGTTCGGATGAGGTGCGGCGAGATGGTGACGTGTGGGCAGCCGAGctcggccatggccatgatttcCGCCGGGGTGAAGTGGCTGTTTTCGTCAAAGGGCAGACTTGTATTTTAGTGTACAATTCCTTttcgttttgtttttgttttgtttgggGTGAACGGGTGGAAGTTACCTTGCAATGATCATGATGGGTTGTTCTTTGCCTGTTTCTCGATATTGTTTGGCGAATGCCTCGAGGATGTGGATTACACGAGGGGAC harbors:
- a CDS encoding OPT oligopeptide transporter protein domain-containing protein, yielding MSDDEKAAATGGVAEMTPNSSRPSIVDDGIKDVISEPFSYDEDDRDYYSPQNTTEHDLNVTEDDLLEAQELASRYTLQEVRDIMTRVFRVHEKDHNFPSIIIQKIKAFLENESVFSNPEKHQHLIQEMKLEAALVTSNSPYAEVRAVVSNKDDPTTPCSTIRSWVIGLAFSCLLAFINQLFDIRQPAIRVMANVAQLLSYPVGKACENWLPDVGFTLFGTYHSLNPGPFSKKEHMLITIMANYLPQYFNQPYASHVAYQLLIALATNFIGYGMAGICRRFLVYPSYCVWPASLVTIALNKAFHNESNAAVEGPFGKKWKISRIKFFYLMFNWLTWIAPHNRDLNVITGINHGLGVNPFPTFDWNVLLWDSADPLMVPFYSTLNRFFGVFISFWVVLAFWYSNVYDTGYLPINSNRVYDHFGKLYNISRAVDDRGLFHAEEYKAYSPPFLSAGNIVIYMFFFAIYTSTLTYAVLYHRHEIVMGFKSLFASFRKKKNPIKDERVLDVHNRLMKAYPEVPEWWYLICLVLAIALGVAGIAGWNTNTSPGVVFYGLALCIIFVIPVGIIKAMTGIEVTLNVLAEFIGGSFVDGNALAMNYFKSFGYVTCAHAVWFCNDLKLAHYVKIPPRQTFIAQIIATFISTVICTGVLNFQMKSITGVCTPDAQFKLTCPGVNTFFTASVLWGTVGPQKIFGHSGQYTEILVGFPLGIVVVVFFWGLNKKFPKWTWTRQIHPVAIMYGGITRFVSFWSKYNFVLSAAWSCGIAISGIIIFFALQYTDVQFHWWGNMASDMGCEGKGCTLKHLAPGEYFGPRMGTFD
- a CDS encoding fungal specific transcription factor domain-containing protein — its product is MASDELLQRLEGIEMLLGEHAEALRILQQEKQSQHRGDLSASMTPHLLPDFYRQAETTENDESPHSLPREASMPHSTWALTTHEGGDSSRRGVNGDGGDDVPPITIPLGHQTSTSNLLTLPQMRPLVGDYPEDFIFRVEESRSPSAAMDFMTAPGLQGEEKDIDRTVTDDYLSSFLALVHACHPIFDRDDLLANYEAAMREGLGSDVRSGVILAVLALGATASDAIDNGDNGNTGDACMQRALRILVPAWTLSFSGNIQLTQGLILCALYFTYVVQPLTAWRLIYMASTSIQQLLIRCKDILSGQAEIQELTRLSWISFIIESDLIAEFHQPRSGIDVLVDRMPFPNYGTNPKLEHLCVLAEISARSLLNRMHHAIYFTDSLTIYAGRALDSLASSQQSSLQPDASLLRVCSELNSQLDRWYEGLPVDIKPDLYDRAPGNRQACILRLRYWSAKQCIFRPFVIHATSSQYEKEGVEVPLAVVAQCKVCLAACRAFLHGAIYLLSERTPYAYSSLQFTLNCFLVLALAANSPHLGHLAEDIDSNHQIVVEALEPWARPGSSIEHALEIANSVARKLRLRDDRRRF